In the Helianthus annuus cultivar XRQ/B chromosome 11, HanXRQr2.0-SUNRISE, whole genome shotgun sequence genome, one interval contains:
- the LOC110888626 gene encoding uncharacterized protein LOC110888626 — protein sequence MARVDERLDQVVNQLTDRMADLINRRRQRPNDGYGSEISNPFGDDSTSEDEQEGQPRGERGDGNRRWEAGMRTSIPEFDGDTLNPENFIDWLAVVEEVFEFKEVPEDKRVPLIATRLRGRASAWWKQLKLSRERMGKSKVTTWRKMKKCMRANFIPHNYQRLMYQRLQNLKQGSKTVEDYTTEFYQLVARNDIQETEDQLVSHYIGGLRLAIMESVNLFDPLTISDAHQRALVFEKQTRRSGGSASSALTGGSSGSGNVASRFVPNQAKPGGGAAGSSSKGAGTSNMKCFNCGETGHRQAECKKAGKRHLYNEPDGWEDDDEVGETYEDGPVYDEEPKYEEEEVAGDVGLSLVVRRSCYTPKASDDDWLKHNIFHSTCTVWGKVCTFVIDSGSCDNLVSEEAVRKLGLKTENHRKPYKLQWLKKGGEVQVSKRTLVAFSVGKTYKDDVWCDVVPMDACHLLLGRPWEYDRCVEHNGRSNTYSFMFDNVKITLLPNKPKEVAAKPTGTLLTLSQFENELEVGDDVFVLIGKEVVDGVNIPEAMVPLLEEFSDVFPNELPDGLPPLHDIQHHIDLELGSQLPNRPHYRMSPGEHEELRRQVEELISKGHVRESMSPCAVPALLTPKKDGTWRMCVDSRAINKITVRYRFPIPRLDDLLDQISGATIFTKLDLKSGYYQIRLRPGDEWKTAFKTREGLYEWLVMPFGLLNAPSTFMRVMNQLLRPFIGKFVVVYFDDILIYSASFSDHVGHVKQVLALLRRDRFYASTKKCVFMTPKVLFLGYVVSGDGIQVDESKVAAVQNWPTPTTITEVHSFHGLASFYRRFIPHFSSIMAPVTDCIKGKTFVWTVEADLAFQVVKKKLTTAPILVLPDFSQVFELRTDASKVGIGGVLSQGGRPVAYFSEKLTGPKLRYSTYDLEFYAVVQAVKHWRHYLFQKEFVLFTDHDSLWHIRIQDKVSHKHGRWLDFLEKFTLVVKHKNGVSNKVADALSRRSNLLVSMRVDVPGLEVIREQLAIDPYFSVILQDVETEKKSDFLLHDGFLFKGNQLCIPDSSLRLQIIKELHGEGHVGRDRTLQLVKASYYWPTMKTENTAQRNRETRDQ from the coding sequence ATGGCGAGAGTGGATGAACGGTTGGATCAAGTGGTCAATCAGTTGACTGATCGGATGGCCGATTTGATCAATCGTAGGAGGCAGAGACCCAATGATGGGTATGGTTCTGAAATTAGTAACCCATTTGGTGATGATTCGACTTCCGAAGACGAACAGGAGGGGCAACCAAGGGGTGAACGTGGAGATGGTAATCGGCGTTGGGAGGCGGGGATGCGTACTAGCATTCCAGAATTTGATGGTGACACTTTGAATCCAGAAAATTTCATTGATTGGCTTGCTGTGGTTGAAGAGGTGTTCGAATTCAAAGAGGTACCCGAAGACAAAAGGGTTCCTTTGATTGCTACCAGGTTACGTGGTAGGGCATCGGCTTGGTGGAAACAACTGAAACTGTCTCGTGAAAGGATGGGAAAGTCAAAGGTCACAACCTGGAGGAAGATGAAGAAGTGCATGAGGGCCAACTTTATTCCTCATAATTATCAGCGTTTAATGTACCAACGGTTACAGAATTTAAAGCAGGGATCCAAAACTGTTGAAGATTACACAACGGAATTCTATCAGTTGGTGGCTCGAAATGATATTCAAGAGACTGAAGATCAACTTGTCTCTCATTATATTGGTGGTCTAAGGCTTGCAATTATGGAGTCTGTGAATTTGTTTGATCCGTTGACTATTTCTGATGCACATCAGCGTGCCCTGGTTTTTGAAAAGCAAACCCGACGTAGTGGTGGTTCAGCCTCATCTGCCTTGACAGGAGGTAGTTCGGGTTCGGGCAATGTTGCGTCTCGTTTTGTGCCCAATCAAGCAAAACCGGGTGGTGGCGCTGCTGGGTCTAGTTCTAAAGGGGCCGGTACTAGTAATATGAAATGTTTTAATTGTGGGGAGACGGGTCATCGCCAGGCAGAGTGCAAGAAGGCTGGGAAGAGACACTTGTATAACGAGCCTGATGGatgggaagatgatgatgaggttgGTGAGACTTATGAAGATGGCCCGGTTTATGATGAGGAGCCTAAGTATGAAGAAGAGGAGGTGGCTGGAGATGTGGGGTTGAGTCTGGTGGTTAGGCGTTCATGCTATACACCAAAGGCCAGTGATGATGATTGGCTTAAGCATAACATCTTCCATTCGACTTGTACTGTGTGGGGAAAGGTTTGTACCTTTGTTATTGACTCAGGGAGTTGTGACAATCTAGTTTCTGAGGAGGCTGTCAGAAAGCTAGGTTTGAAGACGGAGAACCACCGTAAACCTTATAAGCTCCAGTGGCTCAAGAAGGGAGGCGAGGTACAAGTCAGTAAGCGTACCCTTGTTGCTTTTTCTGTTGGTAAAACATATAAGGATGATGTGTGGTGTGATGTGGTACCTATGGACGCTTGTCATTTGTTGTTGGGGAGGCCTTGGGAATATGATCGATGCGTAGAGCATAACGGGCGTTCTAATACATACAGTTTCATGTTTGATAATGTGAAGATAACTTTGTTGCCTAATAAACCCAAAGAAGTAGCCGCCAAGCCCACTGGTACCCTGTTGACTCTTTCTCAGTTTGAGAATGAATTGGAGGTGGGAGATGATGTTTTTGTGTTGATTGGTAAGGAAGTGGTTGATGGGGTCAACATTCCTGAAGCTATGGTTCCTTTGCTTGAAGAATTTTCTGATGTTTTCCCTAATGAATTGCCTGATGGATTGCCACCTTTGCATGACATCCAACATCATATTGATTTGGAGCTTGGGTCACAGTTACCCAATAGACCACATTACAGGATGAGCCCTGGTGAGCATGAAGAGTTGCGAAGGCAGGTTGAGGAATTGATTTCTAAGGGCCACGTTCGTGAAAGTATGAGCCCTTGTGCTGTTCCGGCTTTATTGACTCCAAAGAAAGATGGCACTTGGCGTATGTGTGTTGACAGTCGGGCAATCAACAAGATTACTGTGAGGTACAGGTTTCCTATTCCTCGACTTGATGATTTACTTGATCAGATTAGTGGTGCTACTATTTTTACGAAGTTAGACTTGAAGAGTGGGTATTACCAGATTCGTCTTAGACCGGGTGACGAGTGGAAAACTGCCTTCAAGACTCGTGAAGGGTTGTATGAGTGGTTGGTGATGCCATTTGGTTTATTAAACGCACCTAGTACTTTTATGCGTGTGATGAATCAGTTACTTAGACCTTTTATTGGGAAGTTCGTGGTTGTGTAttttgatgatattcttatttatagTGCTTCCTTTAGCGATCATGTTGGGCATGTGAAGCAGGTTTTGGCCTTACTACGCAGGGATCGTTTTTATGCATCCACCAAGAAGTGTGTGTTCATGACCCCTAAGGTGTTGTTCTTAGGGTATGTTGTTTCTGGTGATGGGATACAGGTTGATGAATCCAAAGTAGCGGCTGTTCAAAATTGGCCAACTCCTACTACCATTACTGAAGTTCATAGTTTCCATGGGCTTGCTTCtttttatagacggtttattccACACTTCAGTTCTATTATGGCCCCAGTGACAGATTGTATCAAGGGGAAGACGTTTGTATGGACAGTTGAGGCAGATTTGGCTTTTCAAGTTGTGAAGAAGAAGCTCACTACAGCACCAATTCTGGTATTGCCTGATTTTTCTCAAGTTTTTGAACTTCGTACTGATGCCTCAAAGGTTGGAATTGGTGGGGTTCTTAGTCAGGGTGGTCGACCTGTTGCTTATTTTAGTGAGAAGTTAACTGGGCCTAAGTTGAGGTACAGTACTTATGATCTGGAGTTTTATGCAGTGGTCCAAGCTGTAAAGCATTGGCGTCATTACTTGTTTCAAAAGGAGTTTGTTTTGTTTACGGATCATGATTCATTATGGCATATTCGTATTCAAGACAAGGTATCTCATAAGCATGGACGATGGTTGGATTTTCTTGAGAAGTTTACTTTGGTGGTCAAGCACAAGAATGGTGTTTCAAATAaggttgctgatgccttaagcaggaggaGTAATCTGCTTGTTTCTATGAGGGTTGATGTGCCAGGTCTGGAGGTCATTCGTGAGCAGTTAGCCATTGACCCTTATTTCTCAGTTATTTTGCAGGATGTGGAAACTGAGAAGAAGTCAGATTTTCTTTTGCATGATGGCTTTTTGTTCAAGGGGAATCAGCTATGTATTCCTGATTCTAGTCTTCGTTTACAGATTATTAAGGAGTTACATGGTGAAGGGCATGTTGGTCGTGACCGCACTTTACAGTTGGTGAAAGCTTCTtattattggcctactatgaagacAGAGAACACAGCACAGAGAAACAGAGAAACGAGAGATCAGTGA